In Setaria viridis chromosome 5, Setaria_viridis_v4.0, whole genome shotgun sequence, the genomic stretch CTCTCCTTCCCTCGTCTTCGTGGAAGGTGGCCTGGTAATGTACCACTACCACCTGGTGTGCCCATGCAGTTCCTGTTTCACGCTACTTGGGCCGTCACCCGCGTGGATTCCTTGCGTGCATCTTCCGAAGGCGGTTACTAGGGATCTGTACCTTCCTTGAGCAACCAACATGCAGAACACATAGATGCATCATGCACGTACCCATCCATATAATGATATAACGAACGTTGAAAATGATCCTACGAGGTTCAGCTATATACCGGGCATCCTATACGAATGATTGAGGAAACAGACAGACTATTCATATGGGGATGGACCAGTTCATATCAGAAGAAGAGAAGCAGAAAAATGCACGAATCAATCTTTTTGGGCAAGGAATATTGTTCCCGCCGCTTTTCTCTTTGTTCCTTGCCTTTTCCTTCCATTTGAAAGACCTGATGAGGAAGCCGCTCTGCTTTTCCACCTCCCCCGTGTTCATGTCATGTGGCTCCACGCACGCGAGCTGGGCGTGCGACCTACGCCAATATGGAAAAGAGCAAAAGCTAGCGAGCTCCACCTCCATTCGACTATACAAACGGATTACCCCATACCATACTGCAGCAAGCTAACAGAGCAACgcgcaccgccgcggccgcgcgcctaCAAATACCGGCGCGAGGTTCTCCTACTCCTTCCGCAGTTGCCGCGAGCCCGTGAGCATCCGGAGCACGagcgcaccaccaccgccaggcaCCAGCGCCGCGTCGCGGATCGACGCCGCCGTACTTGTGCAATGGACGGGCAGCCGGGCAACGGTGGAGGAGCGGGGGGGAGCGACGCGGTGGCGAGGGCGTTCGTGGAGTACTACTACAACACGTTCGACGCCAGCCgcggcgcgctcgccgcgctctacggccacacctcgaTGCTCTCCTTCGAGGGCCACGCCGTGGCGGGCGCCGAGGCGATTGGCCGGAAGCTGGCGCAGCTGCCGTTCGACCAATGCCGGCACTCCATCTGCACCGTCGACTGCCAGCCCTCGCCGTCGTTCCCCGGGAGCATACTCGTCTTCGTCAGCGGCAACCTCcagctcgccggcgaggagcaCCAGCTCAGGTTCAGCCAGGTTCGTGCGCAACAACGATCTCGGCAGTAGCCTTTCCTCTCGAACTGTTTTTTGAGTTGGAGTTTTTGTGTCAACTGTTGGATCTTGGATTTGCAGATGTTTCAGCTGGTGCCCAACGAGCAGGGAAGCTTCTTCGTGCAGAACGACATATTCCGGCTCAACTACGGGTGAGGCGCGGTAGCGTGCGGTTGCCGAAAGGAAGTGGATGCTCGTCGGGTGCTTTGGTGCCGCATGGACACGCCGGGCGCGcgatcctttgttttctttttccctctttCGCTTTCAGTCTTCCCAGATGTTCGTTTAGGATGTAGCACCCCCAAACGTTTGCTTTCACAAAATGTAGCGTCCTAAATAAAGTCTCgtcatgcatgatgcatgtatGCGCTGTCAAATTCGATCAGTCGCTACCAAAAGATCGTGTTCCGAGCGAATTGTCGCGTTAAAGCTCACCATGTTATCATCACTGGCAGTGAAAAGAGATGCCATTTCGGGCATGCCCTCTGCTGGCTTATTTTGTTTTGTGACAAAGTGTTCTTACAGTTGGGCAGTTGGCCCATCTTAACCCCACAACCCTAATCATAACCCCAAACCAATGTTGACTGAGATAGTAGCTAGTGGAATGGGTCGTGATAGAGAGAACTGGTCCATCAAATGGAACAGGTGTGGATGAAAGATTTTAAAAATCGTTTTAGATATTTTCGTTAAGAACCAATTAGCGGCATTCATCGGCTGTTTCTCTTAACACTGTTCAGAGGGAACGTGTCAGAGATCGAAATCCGTGGACGGGATAACGTATTCGAGGTCAACTAAGACACAAGGCTATTGAACAATCAACTTGCATCGTTGCATGTTGTGTGAGCCACATTTCCTCGTTTTATATAGCTGGACTGGAAGCGACCTGCCTTTATTTCCATCAGTTCAAAATTTCAATGAGCGTGTACCATTTGAAAACAACGTGTCGCTTCTATCCAGCTAGCCGTGACCCCGTGACCATGATCCCCTTTGAACGCTACTTTTCTTGGTATTATTTGGAATTAAAGGATTCAAACACTGGTTCTGCCATGTAAATCTCCTTCTCAGCCTCTACATATAGAAGTAAACTCATGAGGAAACAATCTCAGAGGTTCGCTACTTCACAGATCAAGTGACTGCTCATCTCGTGCTCGCAGCAGTCACATGGAAGTATAGATGGTCAGATAAACCGCTCGGCACTAGCCCGACTAGGTCCGGCATTATTAGGCCCGATGgctttttcgtgccgggccgggcTAGCACTGCGTGCCGAACTGCTAGCCAGGCCCGACATGAGGCCTTTTTATCGTGCCGGGCCGGCCTGCTAGCATGGCTATCACTACTGTGCTAGTGTCGGGCCAGGCAATAgcagcggcggccgtggccCCCCGACAACGGCGGTCGCGTGCTTCCTTGCCAgcgcgggggaggaggggatcAAGAAGGGGCGGCGCCTGGGGAGGAGTGTGGGGTGGCTGGGGCCCGACGCTGCGGTGCTAGGGTGAGCAGCGGTGGCCCCGACGGCGTAGCGGCggccctggcggcagctcccaGTGGCGTTCCCCGATGCGGTGCGCCGATAGCGGCAGCCCCGACGGCAGCTCCTGGCCGCGCCCCCACGGCAGCTGCGGCCGGCGCGCCTCCCAGCAGCGGGTGCAGCGATCGGCCACCGGTGTGGCGCGCGGCAGGGGAGGCGGCGACCGGCCGTGGGGGCGGCGATcagcaggggagggaggggcggcatGTGTGAGCAGcggagagaggtgggaggggcGAGTGGTAGGTGGGGGTTGGGGAGAAATGCAAGGGTTGCTAGTAGGTAGGTCAGGCCGCATCGAGCTAGCCCAAAAATCGTGCCGTGCCTGAGCTGGCACTACGTGCTGGGATGGCAGCCCAGGCACGGCCTGATGCATAGTGCCGGGCTGGTCCGAGCACTATTCGTCTTGTGCGGGCCGTGTTAGTGTTGGATTTTTGAGTGCCAGGCCTCAGACCGCCCAGTGGGCCTAGCCCATTTGGCTATCTTTACGTGGGAGCAACGAGCCTTTCCTCTCCTCTCGAAAAAAAATTCTATGGGACGGTACCCAAAGTCCCTCCTGTGCGAACCTACCGTGGATTGTTGCCGCGCATCCCAACAATCCGACGCTCATGACGGACTCGGCTCCAGACGCTTTAATGGACGCGGCTCCACCAGAGGATCGACGCGGCTCACTCGGCTCCACGCGAAGGTGATGGTGCCCCGTGGCTCGGCTCCCAGTGCAGATGAGGCCATGAGGCTGTATCGAATTTGTGCCTCTGCACGGTGACGCGGATCTCTCCTCGATGGtcatgtcgccgccgccaccttcaccGCCTCCCTCATCTGTTGCTGCCACACGCTTTATTCAGAATAGAGGTTCAATGCATAAGTCATCGTAATGTCAACAATGCCTGCCTGTACACATGAATACATGATGCTCCTGCTAGCAATTCTGCAAAATGCTACAAGATTGGAGCCCTTTGATTTTGTGATCAACGAATGAACTATTATGCTGTTGGCATATAGTAGCGTTGCGTACATTCATCAACTTTTGAAATGAGTTCATACTTGAATGTTCAGAAATCTGTATTCAGAGTTGAGAGCATGATGATTGTTATGCAGAATTGTAGATACATGAAGCCCATGAAATCAAGAATTTCGGAGTTAGAAGATGCTTTTGGAATCCGTCTAAATGTTACTGCTAAATCCAGTTTGAACTAGTAGCACTATGTCAGTTAATCTAGAATATGAAGGTATTTATTTGAAAACAATTTTACTGAACCACTTCTCTTCTTCATGTGAACCTGTTAACTTTTGTCCATCAAATGATATAAACCTGTCATTTTCTTACACATGTAGATACCACTTGCAGATTTTATTTGCTAAGAAACTTTTAACATATCCATCAAATTGCAGATTTCAAAGAATCCAAATCTGTAAAAAATACAGTGCGCACTGATCTCTCCACGTGGACACTTTGTCATTACATACATGCATGTGCAGATACACATCATACGTGGACAATTGATCATGCCAATGCAAAATTTGTAGATGGCTTCCAATTTGAGTAGTGCAGAACTGCAGATCCTACAGAACATTGTTTGACATCACTAGCAGTAGCAGATCATTGAAGATAAGACCTATGGCAAAAGGTGCCCTCTTAGCTCTCGGTAATTCAACAACCAACCGAAAGAACATTActtcctccgttctaaattgtaggttattttttattttttatgttcataaaaattattatgcatttagacatacactatatctaaatgcataacaaaatatgcatatagaaaagtcaaaacaacctacaattcgAAACGGAGGGAATAGAAGTTAGCACTTTGTCTAACCACAAACAATCAACAATGACTTGGTCACTTGGAAGAACAGTTCATTACCATCTGCTTCATAGTAGCGATATCTTTCTTCAATTTAGAGATCACcgttccataaaaaaaaagagatcacCGTGCTTTTAACAACTTCCTGCGCTCGGCGATTCTGCACATGCGAACTAATACTGTAACTGCAGGAAGTAGACCGTGCGGGAGAGCGCTTCGGTGCTTGACAGCGTCCTTGAATTCCTGACACTCATGGGGCTCGCCTCGTTCTAGAACTGGTGCCATTCCATCACGGAGCCCGCCGAAGCGCGACGGTGGACTAGTGGCGGAGCCAGGAATTTTAAAGAGTCTGGACGAGACAATACACCGAGCTAACAATGATAAGCAATGCACATAAGTATATTATATGACATACATATAATATTAGGAAACCATGATAGATTTAAATTAAGATATTAAAATGATTTTTCAGTACACAATTTCAAGGCTTAGATAATGAAGCACAAAAGATAAACCTAAATGCTATTTGGTAACTACGGCTACACACGAGCAGGGTTACGAGACAGCTGCATCTTGCGACTCTTCAAGTTTGAAACCGCCGAAGAATAGTAGCTTCATCAAGTGAATTGAATAGTTCTCGCTCAATATAGCACACTAACAAGTTGTTGAACCAATCATCAGCAATCTTATTGCGGGCTTTAGACTTGTCTTCATAGCTGAGAAAGCCCTTTCAACAGTTGTTGTTGACACCGGTACCAACAATGCCAATTCAATGAGCTTGTAACCAGTGGAAAAAGCAAATGTTTTTCAATTTCAACTATTTTCTGGGACAAACTTGCATTGCACTATCTTTGCAATTAGCTAAGGCAGCATGCCTCCTTACATGAAGAATATAAGTCTCCAATTGTCCCCTTATGACTCCACCATCATGATTTGAGAAATCCTCATCATAAATTCCAGCAAGTATACTTGGC encodes the following:
- the LOC117855669 gene encoding nuclear transport factor 2B, encoding MWLHARELGVRPTPIWKRAKASELHLHSTIQTDYPIPYCSKLTEQRAPPRPRAYKYRREVLLLLPQLPRAREHPEHERTTTARHQRRVADRRRRTCAMDGQPGNGGGAGGSDAVARAFVEYYYNTFDASRGALAALYGHTSMLSFEGHAVAGAEAIGRKLAQLPFDQCRHSICTVDCQPSPSFPGSILVFVSGNLQLAGEEHQLRFSQMFQLVPNEQGSFFVQNDIFRLNYG